One genomic segment of Falco peregrinus isolate bFalPer1 chromosome 7, bFalPer1.pri, whole genome shotgun sequence includes these proteins:
- the DDX43 gene encoding LOW QUALITY PROTEIN: probable ATP-dependent RNA helicase DDX43 (The sequence of the model RefSeq protein was modified relative to this genomic sequence to represent the inferred CDS: deleted 1 base in 1 codon), which produces MLIDNAVTRPGQKNIRGGTEKGRTLDVRNPESNSKKPVINWISLRENKAKYEVMKWADLPPIEKNFYEESSRTASMSQEEVELWRKENNNITCDDLKEGEKRCIPNPACKFEDVFEHYPDIMANIRKVGFQKPTPIQSQAWPILLQGIDLIGIAQTGTGKTLAYLMPGFIHLTSQPISKDQRGGPGMLVLAPTRELALQVEAECLKYIYKGIKSICIYGGGDRKGQINVVTKGVDIVIATPGRLHDLQMNNFINLKSITYLVLDEADRMLDMGFEPQIMKILIDVRPDRQTVMTSATWPDGVRRLAKSYLKNPMIVYVGTLDLAAVNTVEQRVVVIAEEEKKAFMQYFIDTMKPSDKVIIFVGKKLTADDLASDFSLQGVPVQSLHGSREQCDREQALDDFKRGKVRILVATDLASRGLDVHDITHVFNFDFPRNIEEYVHRVGRTGRAGRTGKAVTLVTKNDWRVASELIEILERANQVVPDGLIAMAERYKQFQIRKETEKDMQRPRRKPSK; this is translated from the exons aTGTTGATTGACAATGCTGTTACAAGACCTGGACAAAAGAACATTAGAGGGGGGACTGAGAAAG GAAGAACCTTGGACGTTAGGAACCCTGAAAGTAATTCAAAGAAACCTGTGATTAACTGGATCTCTCTCCgagaaaacaaagctaaataTGAAGTTATGAAGTGGGCAg ACTTGCCTCCTATTGAGAAAAACTTCTATGAAGAATCATCAAGGACTGCATCTATGTCACAAGAGGAAGTGGAGCTGTGGCG gaaagaaaataataatataactTGTGATGACTTAAAAGAAGGTGAAAAGCGCTGCATTCCCAATCCTGCTTGTAAATTTGAAGATGTATTTGAGCATTATCCTGATATTATGGCTAATATAAGAAAAGTTGGTTTTCAAAAGCCTACACCAATTCAG TCCCAGGCATGGCCGATCTTACTCCAAGGAATTGATCTTATTGGTATAGCACAGACTGGTACTGGGAAGACATTAGCGTACTTAATGCCTGGATTCATTCACTTGACTTCACAACCAAT TTCCAAGGATCAGCGTGGGGGGCCAGGAATGTTAGTCCTTGCTCCCACTAGAGAACTGGCACTTCAAGTAGAGGCAGAGTGT TTGAAGTACATATACAAAGGAATTAAAAG tatttgcatATATGGTGGTGGGGACCGAAAAGGACAGATAAACGTGGTTACCAAAGGTGTGGATATTGTTATTGCTACTCCTGGCAGACTGCATGATCTTCAAATGAACAACTTCATAAATTTGAAGAGCATAACATACTTG GTTTTAGATGAGGCTGACAGAATGTTGGATATGGGATTTGAACCTCAGATAATGAAGATCCTAATAGATGTGCGGCCTGACAGACAAACTGTTATGACAAG TGCTACTTGGCCTGATGGTGTTCGTCGCCTAGCAAAATCCTATTTGAAAAATCCTATGATTGTGTATGTTGGCACTCTTGACTTAGCA GCAGTAAATACAGTAGAGCAGAGAGTTGTTGTTATCGCcgaggaggaaaagaaagctttcatGCAGTACTTCATTGACACTATGAAGCCAAGTGATAAAGTCATCatttttgtgggaaaaaaacTTAC AGCTGATGACTTAGCAAGTGACTTTAGTCTCCAAGGAGTTCCAGTACAGTCACTTCATGGTAGCAGGGAACAGTGTGATCGAGAACAGGCCTTAGATGACTTCAAGAGAG GCAAAGTTAGAATACTGGTAGCTACTGACTTAGCATCCCGTGGCCTTGACGTGCATGATATTACTCATGTTTTTAACTTTGACTTCCCTCGCAACATTGAAGAATATGTTCATAGAGTAGGTCGTACCGGAAGAGCAGG ACGTACTGGGAAGGCAGTAACACTTGTCACCAAGAATGATTGGAGAGTTGCATCTGAGCTGATTGAAATTCTGGAAAGAGCAAACCAA GTAGTTCCAGACGGGCTTATTGCAATGGCAGAAAGATACAAACAatttcaaatcagaaaag